The Sinomonas sp. P10A9 genome includes a window with the following:
- the lepA gene encoding translation elongation factor 4, with product MSPMARTAPVPAATDPSIIRNFCIIAHIDHGKSTLADRMLQFTGVVQPRDMKAQYLDRMDIERERGITIKSQAVRMPWEVDGTAYALNMIDTPGHVDFTYEVSRSLAACEGAVLLVDAAQGIEAQTLANLYLAMENDLTIIPVLNKIDLPAAQPEKYAEELANLIGGNPADVLRVSGKTGMGVEGLLDRIVADIPAPTGDADAPARAMIFDSVYDTYRGVVTYVRVVDGSLSPRERIQMMSTKASHELLEIGVSSPEPTPTKGLGVGEVGYLITGVKDVRLSKVGDTVTNLAKPATESLPGYADAKPMVFSGLYPLDGTDYPVLRDALEKLMLNDAALVYEPETSAALGFGFRVGFLGLLHLEITRERLEREYKLDLISTAPNVEYEVTLEDKTVLHVTNPSEYPSGKIAQVREPMVAATILAPNEFVGAIMELCQSRRGVLGGMDYLSEDRVEIRYRLPLAEIVFDFFDILKSKTRGYGSLDWKSDGEQTADLVKVDIMLQGEQVDAFSAITHRDKAYAYGVMMTGKLRELIPRQQFEVPIQAAIGSRIIARESIRAIRKDVLAKCYGGDITRKRKLLEKQKEGKKRMKMVGRVEVPQEAFIAALTTDESKDKAKK from the coding sequence CCAGGGACATGAAGGCGCAGTACCTCGACCGCATGGACATCGAGCGCGAACGCGGCATCACCATCAAGTCCCAGGCCGTCCGTATGCCGTGGGAGGTCGACGGCACGGCGTACGCGCTGAACATGATCGACACCCCCGGCCACGTCGACTTTACCTACGAGGTCTCCCGCTCACTCGCGGCATGCGAAGGCGCAGTCCTGCTCGTCGATGCAGCCCAGGGGATCGAGGCCCAGACGCTCGCGAACCTCTACCTCGCGATGGAGAACGACCTCACCATCATCCCGGTCCTGAACAAGATCGACCTTCCGGCGGCCCAGCCGGAGAAGTACGCCGAGGAGCTCGCCAACCTGATCGGGGGAAACCCCGCGGACGTGCTCCGGGTGTCCGGAAAGACCGGCATGGGCGTCGAGGGCCTCCTCGACCGCATCGTCGCCGACATCCCCGCTCCCACGGGCGACGCTGACGCGCCGGCTCGCGCGATGATCTTCGACTCGGTCTACGACACGTACCGCGGCGTGGTGACCTATGTGCGCGTCGTGGACGGTTCGCTCAGCCCGCGTGAACGCATCCAGATGATGTCGACCAAGGCAAGCCACGAGCTGCTCGAGATCGGTGTGAGCTCCCCGGAGCCGACGCCTACAAAGGGCCTCGGCGTGGGTGAGGTCGGCTACCTCATCACCGGCGTGAAGGACGTCCGGCTATCCAAGGTGGGCGACACTGTCACCAATCTGGCCAAGCCCGCCACCGAATCCCTCCCCGGCTATGCAGATGCGAAGCCGATGGTCTTCTCCGGCCTGTATCCCTTGGATGGGACGGACTATCCAGTGCTCCGGGACGCCTTGGAGAAGCTGATGCTCAACGACGCCGCCCTGGTCTATGAACCGGAGACGTCCGCGGCTCTGGGCTTCGGCTTCCGGGTCGGCTTCCTGGGCCTGCTGCATTTGGAAATCACCCGCGAGCGGCTCGAGCGCGAGTACAAACTGGACCTGATCTCCACGGCTCCCAACGTCGAGTACGAGGTGACGCTGGAAGACAAGACGGTTCTCCACGTCACCAACCCCAGCGAGTACCCGTCCGGCAAGATTGCCCAAGTCCGCGAGCCGATGGTTGCCGCGACCATCCTTGCGCCGAACGAGTTCGTCGGCGCCATCATGGAGCTGTGCCAGAGCCGTCGCGGCGTCCTGGGCGGCATGGACTACCTCTCCGAAGATCGAGTGGAGATCCGATACCGCCTGCCGCTGGCTGAAATCGTCTTCGACTTCTTCGACATCCTCAAGTCCAAGACCCGCGGCTACGGGTCGTTGGACTGGAAGTCCGACGGCGAGCAGACCGCAGACCTCGTCAAGGTGGACATCATGCTCCAGGGCGAGCAGGTCGATGCCTTCTCCGCCATCACCCATCGGGACAAGGCCTACGCCTACGGGGTGATGATGACTGGGAAGCTGAGGGAACTCATCCCTCGCCAGCAGTTCGAGGTGCCGATCCAGGCCGCGATCGGCTCCCGCATCATCGCCCGCGAGAGTATCCGTGCAATCCGCAAGGACGTCCTCGCGAAGTGCTACGGCGGTGACATCACGCGAAAGCGCAAGCTGCTCGAGAAGCAGAAGGAAGGCAAGAAGCGCATGAAGATGGTGGGCCGCGTCGAGGTTCCGCAGGAGGCCTTCATCGCCGCACTCACCACCGATGAGTCGAAGGACAAGGCGAAGAAGTAG
- a CDS encoding 16S rRNA (uracil(1498)-N(3))-methyltransferase codes for MSRPLFYVPAGALDGAVPGTVVDVDGAEGRHAVTVKRLSVGEGVDLADGAGVRAVGTVTSAEGSVLGVAVGSIRREQAPPFRLVLVQALAKGDRDELAAETATELGVDVIVPWQAERSIVRWKGERAEKALAKWRSAVFAAAKQARRARVPEVDPAHDGARLAARVKAARLAVVLHEEATESLSEVLAAVTPDEGAREAEILFIVGPEGGISPAELERFIAAGARLALLGPHVLRSSTAGPAALALAGDRLGRWGGRDGRDAENS; via the coding sequence ATGTCCCGGCCCCTGTTCTACGTGCCAGCCGGTGCGCTCGACGGCGCCGTTCCCGGCACGGTCGTGGACGTCGACGGCGCCGAGGGCCGCCATGCCGTGACTGTCAAGCGCCTCTCGGTCGGAGAGGGCGTCGATCTGGCCGACGGCGCGGGCGTCCGTGCCGTCGGAACGGTCACCAGCGCTGAGGGTTCTGTCCTCGGCGTCGCCGTCGGTTCAATCCGGCGCGAACAGGCCCCGCCGTTCCGCCTCGTCCTCGTCCAAGCGCTCGCCAAGGGCGACCGCGACGAGCTCGCCGCCGAGACCGCGACCGAGCTCGGCGTGGACGTGATCGTCCCGTGGCAGGCGGAGCGTTCGATCGTGCGCTGGAAGGGCGAGAGGGCAGAGAAGGCTCTCGCGAAGTGGCGCTCGGCGGTGTTCGCGGCGGCCAAGCAGGCGCGGCGCGCGAGGGTGCCCGAGGTCGATCCTGCGCACGACGGCGCGCGACTGGCCGCCAGGGTCAAGGCGGCGCGGCTCGCCGTCGTCCTCCATGAAGAGGCCACCGAATCGCTTTCCGAGGTGCTCGCGGCGGTCACCCCGGACGAGGGTGCGCGTGAGGCCGAGATCCTGTTCATCGTCGGACCCGAGGGCGGTATCAGCCCCGCCGAGCTCGAGCGGTTCATCGCCGCAGGAGCGCGCCTCGCGCTCCTGGGGCCCCACGTGCTGAGGTCCTCGACCGCGGGGCCCGCCGCCCTGGCCCTTGCGGGGGACCGGCTGGGGCGGTGGGGTGGCCGCGACGGCAGGGACGCCGAGAACTCCTAG
- the dnaJ gene encoding molecular chaperone DnaJ — protein MSSHYETLGVPNDATPEEIKKAYKKLARKLHPDINPSEDASEQFKAVTHAYEVLSDPQKRRVYDTTGNENGTDNGYSGAYDGSGFAFQDIFETFFGGGSAQAGPASRVRRGQDALIAVRIELKDAVFGVNKKLEVDTAVMCSRCEGSCCEPGTVPVRCSVCGGSGHIQRPVRSILGQVMTMATCPTCQGFGTEIPSPCNECGGEGRVRSRRSLTVKIPAGVSTGTRIQLAGQGEAGTAGGPSGDLYVEIRVASHATFSREGDDLHATLSVPMTAAALGSEMTLETFDGEQQITLRPGTQSGDVVTLHALGVARLRGMGRGDLLVHIKVETPTKLDAEQEELIRQLAKLRGEQVGEGKLVGTGGVFAKLRDKFGSL, from the coding sequence GTGAGCAGCCACTACGAAACCCTCGGTGTTCCGAACGACGCGACCCCCGAGGAGATCAAGAAGGCGTACAAGAAACTCGCCCGAAAGCTCCATCCGGACATCAACCCCAGCGAGGATGCCTCCGAGCAGTTCAAGGCCGTGACGCACGCCTATGAGGTGCTCTCCGACCCCCAGAAGCGTCGCGTCTACGATACGACGGGCAACGAGAACGGCACGGACAACGGCTACTCAGGCGCCTACGACGGTTCGGGCTTCGCCTTCCAGGACATCTTCGAGACATTCTTCGGCGGGGGATCGGCTCAGGCTGGCCCCGCCTCGCGCGTGCGCCGCGGGCAGGATGCCCTCATCGCGGTGCGGATCGAGCTCAAGGACGCGGTCTTCGGCGTCAACAAGAAGCTCGAGGTGGACACCGCGGTGATGTGCTCCCGCTGCGAGGGATCGTGCTGTGAACCGGGGACCGTGCCCGTGCGCTGCAGCGTCTGCGGCGGCTCCGGACACATCCAGCGTCCGGTGCGCTCGATCCTGGGCCAGGTCATGACCATGGCCACGTGCCCCACGTGCCAGGGATTCGGCACCGAGATCCCCAGCCCGTGCAACGAGTGCGGCGGCGAAGGGCGTGTGCGCAGCCGCCGGTCGCTCACGGTCAAGATCCCGGCTGGCGTCTCAACCGGCACGCGGATCCAGCTCGCGGGCCAGGGCGAGGCAGGCACCGCGGGCGGCCCCTCCGGCGACCTCTACGTGGAGATCCGCGTCGCCTCGCACGCGACGTTCAGCCGCGAGGGAGACGACCTCCACGCGACCCTGAGCGTTCCGATGACGGCAGCCGCGCTCGGCTCGGAGATGACACTCGAGACGTTCGACGGCGAGCAGCAGATCACCCTCCGCCCGGGCACCCAGTCGGGGGACGTCGTGACGCTGCACGCCCTCGGCGTCGCTCGCCTCCGCGGCATGGGACGCGGGGACCTCCTCGTCCACATCAAGGTAGAGACGCCGACGAAGCTTGACGCCGAGCAGGAGGAGCTCATCCGGCAGCTCGCCAAGCTGCGCGGCGAGCAGGTCGGAGAAGGCAAGCTCGTGGGTACCGGCGGTGTGTTCGCGAAGCTCCGCGACAAGTTCGGCAGCCTCTGA
- a CDS encoding DUF3097 family protein — protein sequence MSYDSWGPADLGGAARTELPVVPVELGLVLEDTESGWVGAVTRIEKSGGMHVMSLEDRRGRSRSFQLGFGFLVDGRPVRVGPPAARRQPAAPARTASGSVRVEGQRAQVAKASRIWVEGKHDAELVEKVWGDDLRLEGIVVEPLHGVDDLASAIAEFNPGPGRKLGILVDHLVQGTKESRIVSEALSVRGAASNVLIVGHPYVDVWQAIKPSALGIAAWPVVPRGTDWKTGILEAFGWPHESAEDIGLAWQKLLGAVRTYADLEPSLLGRVEEVIDFLTA from the coding sequence ATCTCCTATGACTCGTGGGGGCCCGCCGACCTCGGCGGGGCCGCCCGGACCGAGCTTCCCGTGGTGCCCGTTGAGCTGGGGCTCGTCCTCGAAGACACGGAGTCCGGGTGGGTCGGTGCCGTCACCCGCATCGAGAAGTCCGGTGGGATGCACGTGATGAGCCTCGAGGACCGTCGTGGCCGCAGCCGCTCGTTCCAGCTCGGCTTCGGGTTCCTCGTCGACGGCCGTCCTGTCAGGGTCGGACCCCCGGCGGCGCGAAGGCAGCCCGCGGCCCCGGCCCGGACGGCGTCGGGCTCTGTCCGGGTCGAAGGCCAGCGTGCACAAGTGGCCAAGGCCAGCCGCATCTGGGTCGAGGGGAAGCACGACGCCGAGCTGGTAGAGAAGGTCTGGGGCGATGACCTCCGCCTTGAGGGGATCGTCGTCGAGCCCCTGCACGGAGTTGATGACCTCGCGTCTGCGATTGCCGAGTTCAATCCCGGTCCCGGCAGGAAGCTGGGCATCCTCGTGGACCACCTCGTCCAGGGCACGAAGGAGTCGCGCATCGTGTCCGAAGCGCTGTCGGTTCGGGGCGCCGCCAGCAATGTCCTGATCGTCGGTCACCCCTATGTGGACGTGTGGCAGGCCATCAAGCCCTCGGCCCTGGGCATCGCGGCGTGGCCGGTAGTGCCGCGCGGCACTGACTGGAAGACCGGCATCCTCGAGGCCTTCGGGTGGCCGCACGAGAGCGCGGAGGACATCGGGCTCGCCTGGCAGAAGCTTCTCGGCGCTGTACGTACCTATGCCGACCTCGAGCCATCCCTGCTCGGCCGCGTCGAAGAGGTCATCGACTTCCTGACGGCCTGA
- a CDS encoding GerMN domain-containing protein, whose protein sequence is MGEQMRRQRAGVRHRPVPAAALLAASLLLAAGPSLAGCTATGTPQPSIAAGSTAGPSGGATQASAPLETSQTSAKAPVYWLGKSRDGVYLYREFRDADGKDNPIATALRIMMSQKPLDPSYFTPWQPPKKLAASVSGRNYITVDVSADAFNTGVDEPTAQLAVQQLVYTATAAAASSGLVDAGQPISVMLLVDGRTSQLAFDRVQLGQLMQRDPSMVAPAWIIDPQEGAQVTGALKVFGRATSPDKAFAWQILHRDAQGAKSSYVSGTVTSGNQPGHVGEFTFSVNLPAGDYEIRILPSDDASPAASATTSAWDSKGFTVTG, encoded by the coding sequence ATGGGAGAGCAGATGAGGCGGCAGCGGGCGGGTGTGCGGCATCGGCCGGTCCCTGCCGCCGCGCTGCTGGCGGCCTCGCTGCTGCTCGCCGCGGGCCCATCCCTCGCCGGATGCACCGCCACCGGGACACCTCAGCCGAGCATTGCTGCGGGCTCCACCGCCGGACCGTCCGGGGGGGCGACCCAGGCGTCGGCCCCGCTCGAGACGTCGCAGACGTCCGCGAAGGCGCCCGTTTACTGGCTCGGAAAGTCCCGGGATGGCGTCTACCTGTACCGCGAGTTCCGCGACGCGGACGGCAAAGACAACCCCATCGCGACCGCGCTGCGCATCATGATGTCGCAGAAGCCGCTGGACCCGAGCTACTTCACGCCGTGGCAGCCGCCCAAGAAGCTCGCCGCGTCCGTCTCCGGCCGCAACTACATCACTGTGGATGTCTCCGCCGACGCGTTCAACACGGGTGTGGACGAACCGACGGCACAGCTCGCCGTCCAGCAGCTCGTCTACACTGCAACAGCCGCCGCGGCGAGCTCCGGCCTGGTCGACGCCGGCCAGCCGATCTCTGTCATGCTCCTCGTCGACGGAAGGACATCGCAGCTCGCCTTCGACCGGGTCCAGCTCGGCCAGCTCATGCAACGTGATCCGTCGATGGTCGCGCCCGCATGGATCATCGACCCCCAGGAGGGCGCCCAGGTCACCGGGGCCCTCAAGGTCTTCGGCCGCGCCACCTCGCCGGACAAGGCCTTCGCGTGGCAGATCCTGCACCGGGACGCCCAAGGGGCCAAGTCGAGCTACGTGAGCGGCACTGTGACGTCCGGAAACCAGCCCGGCCACGTCGGTGAGTTCACGTTCTCGGTGAACCTCCCGGCCGGCGACTATGAGATCCGTATCCTGCCGTCCGACGACGCCTCACCGGCCGCCAGCGCCACCACGAGCGCGTGGGACTCGAAGGGCTTCACGGTCACCGGCTAG
- the hemW gene encoding radical SAM family heme chaperone HemW, translating to MPSTLPLGDPAPADGVLPPQAAASAGERSFSLYAHIPFCAVRCGYCDFNTYTATELGGGASQANYAATASGEVSFAAGALDASGVPRRRLSTVFFGGGTPTLLPAEDLAAILASAVAEWGIEPGAEVTTEANPDSVTPQSLRTLADAGFTRVSFGMQSAVPHVLRVLDRTHTPSRVPEAVHWAREAGLDVSLDLIYGTPGETLDDWRTSLDAALACEPDHVSAYALIVEEGTKLAAQIRRGEVPDVDDDDHAEKYETADAVLGDAGFHWYEVSNWARGDASDRRFECRHNLAYWHGGDWWGVGPGAHSHVGGVRWWNVKHPTAYAGRLAQGASPAAGRETLDDATRRVEHVLLQIRLAEGLPTADIAPDGRAAVAGLIADGLVDGPAAVQGRLVLTLRGRLLADAVVRRLLP from the coding sequence GTGCCGAGCACCCTTCCCCTGGGAGATCCGGCCCCGGCCGACGGCGTCCTGCCGCCGCAGGCGGCGGCCTCGGCGGGGGAGCGGAGCTTCTCGCTCTACGCCCACATACCCTTCTGCGCCGTCCGCTGCGGGTACTGCGACTTCAACACCTACACCGCGACCGAGCTCGGCGGGGGTGCGTCGCAGGCCAACTATGCCGCGACCGCGTCCGGGGAGGTGAGCTTCGCGGCAGGTGCCCTTGACGCGTCGGGGGTGCCGCGCCGTCGTCTGTCCACGGTGTTCTTCGGCGGGGGGACGCCGACCCTCCTGCCGGCGGAAGACCTCGCCGCGATCCTCGCGTCAGCAGTGGCGGAGTGGGGCATCGAGCCTGGGGCCGAGGTCACCACCGAGGCGAACCCCGATTCGGTGACACCCCAATCGCTCCGGACGCTCGCGGACGCCGGATTCACCCGGGTGTCCTTCGGCATGCAGTCGGCCGTCCCGCATGTGCTAAGGGTCCTCGACAGGACTCACACGCCGAGCCGGGTGCCGGAGGCTGTGCACTGGGCCCGCGAGGCCGGACTGGACGTGAGCCTCGACCTCATCTACGGCACGCCGGGGGAGACCCTCGACGACTGGCGGACGTCCCTTGACGCCGCGCTCGCTTGCGAGCCTGACCATGTGAGCGCCTACGCGCTGATTGTCGAGGAAGGCACCAAGCTCGCGGCCCAGATCCGCCGCGGCGAGGTGCCGGACGTGGACGACGACGACCACGCCGAGAAGTATGAGACGGCCGACGCAGTGCTCGGCGACGCCGGATTCCACTGGTACGAGGTGAGCAACTGGGCTCGGGGCGACGCATCGGATCGGCGCTTCGAATGCCGCCACAACCTCGCCTACTGGCATGGAGGCGACTGGTGGGGCGTGGGCCCGGGCGCGCACTCGCATGTGGGCGGCGTGCGGTGGTGGAACGTGAAGCATCCCACCGCGTATGCAGGAAGGCTTGCACAGGGGGCCTCGCCCGCTGCGGGGCGGGAGACGCTCGACGACGCTACGCGCCGCGTGGAGCACGTCCTGCTGCAGATCCGTCTCGCCGAGGGCCTGCCGACGGCTGACATCGCTCCCGACGGACGCGCGGCCGTCGCAGGGCTTATCGCGGACGGCCTCGTTGACGGTCCGGCCGCCGTCCAGGGCCGGCTCGTGCTCACGCTCAGAGGACGACTCCTCGCCGACGCGGTAGTCCGCCGGCTACTGCCCTGA
- the hrcA gene encoding heat-inducible transcriptional repressor HrcA — MNEPRKLEVLRAIVEDYVHFREPVGSKALVERHRLSVSSATIRNDMAALEDEGLIVAPHTSAGRVPTDKGYRVFVDHLAAVRPLSAPEKQAIQMLLDGAEDLDDVLERTVRLLSQLTNQVAVVQYPQLGRARVRHVEAVAMAPRQVLLVLIADTGTVEQRVHSVSEDVDHDRLAYLRQRFLEGLIGTAVTRLPSSAAEVVAALPPKDQRLAAELAQGLSSLAESSREDRMVMAGTAYLARSNNDFLQSISPVLEALEEQVVLLRLLSEMASDPRGVAVTIGRENPYTSFEETSVVATGYGLDDGAKVGVLGPTRMDYPATMAAVRAVARYLSKIIAGS, encoded by the coding sequence ATGAACGAGCCACGCAAGCTGGAAGTCCTGCGGGCCATTGTGGAGGACTACGTCCACTTCCGTGAGCCCGTCGGGTCCAAGGCACTGGTCGAACGCCACCGGCTCAGTGTGTCCAGCGCGACGATCCGCAACGACATGGCCGCGCTCGAGGACGAGGGGCTCATCGTGGCCCCCCACACGAGCGCCGGCCGGGTGCCCACGGACAAGGGCTACCGCGTCTTCGTTGACCATCTGGCCGCGGTACGACCGCTGTCGGCCCCCGAGAAGCAGGCGATCCAGATGCTCCTGGATGGTGCCGAAGACCTAGACGATGTGCTCGAGCGCACCGTGCGGCTCCTGTCACAGCTGACCAACCAGGTCGCCGTCGTCCAGTATCCCCAGCTCGGAAGGGCACGCGTCCGCCACGTCGAGGCGGTGGCCATGGCCCCGCGTCAGGTTCTTCTTGTGCTCATCGCGGACACTGGCACAGTGGAGCAGCGCGTGCACAGCGTGAGCGAGGACGTGGACCACGACAGGCTCGCGTACCTGCGCCAGCGTTTCCTCGAAGGCCTCATCGGGACTGCTGTCACGCGGCTCCCTTCGAGCGCGGCCGAGGTTGTTGCGGCCCTGCCTCCGAAGGACCAGCGGCTGGCGGCCGAGCTTGCCCAGGGCCTCTCATCCCTCGCGGAGTCGAGCCGGGAGGACCGCATGGTCATGGCCGGAACGGCCTACCTCGCGCGGTCCAACAACGACTTCCTGCAGAGCATTTCGCCGGTTCTGGAGGCACTCGAGGAACAGGTCGTGCTTCTGCGCCTCCTGTCCGAGATGGCCAGTGACCCCCGCGGCGTTGCCGTGACGATCGGCCGCGAGAACCCGTACACGAGCTTCGAGGAGACCTCGGTCGTCGCGACGGGGTACGGGCTTGACGACGGTGCAAAGGTGGGCGTCCTGGGACCGACCCGCATGGACTATCCCGCGACGATGGCGGCGGTCCGGGCCGTGGCCCGGTACCTGTCGAAGATCATCGCCGGCAGCTGA
- a CDS encoding DUF4870 domain-containing protein, whose amino-acid sequence MSDYPQYRRDRPDDSAPAPLTASEDRQWATLAHFGGILGFVPSLLIYLYFKDRGPFTAQESKEALNFTLPPTVAAIVFNFLALVPFVGSVFAVLATLIWIALTVYSVIAGIQVNRGQPYQYQYNLHLIH is encoded by the coding sequence GTGAGTGACTACCCGCAGTACCGACGCGACCGCCCCGACGATTCCGCCCCCGCCCCCCTCACGGCGTCCGAGGATCGCCAGTGGGCTACCCTCGCGCACTTCGGCGGGATCCTCGGATTCGTCCCCTCGCTCCTGATCTACCTGTACTTCAAGGACCGCGGACCGTTCACGGCCCAGGAGTCCAAGGAGGCCCTCAACTTCACCCTGCCCCCAACGGTCGCCGCGATCGTGTTCAACTTCCTTGCGCTCGTGCCGTTCGTCGGGAGCGTGTTCGCAGTGCTCGCGACCCTCATTTGGATTGCGCTGACGGTCTACTCGGTGATCGCTGGAATTCAGGTGAACCGCGGGCAGCCGTACCAGTACCAGTACAACCTGCACCTCATCCACTAG